The Deltaproteobacteria bacterium nucleotide sequence CATTCGCCGACTTTCGCCGTCTTCACATCCTGTCGTACACCGTGCAAGCCGAAGCGCTCTACCAAGAGTGGCGACAGCAGGGGGTTCGTCTGGGGACACACGATCTACGGATTG carries:
- a CDS encoding type II toxin-antitoxin system VapC family toxin, which translates into the protein FADFRRLHILSYTVQAEALYQEWRQQGVRLGTHDLRIAAICVAYSATLISRNRRDFERVPGLVAEFWE